A genomic window from Cyprinus carpio isolate SPL01 chromosome B9, ASM1834038v1, whole genome shotgun sequence includes:
- the LOC109069426 gene encoding ras-related protein Rab-20-like, which translates to MSQASRTKKPDVKIVILGDMNVGKTSLLHRYTERKFKDTISTVGGAFFLKQWGPYNISIWDTAGREQFHGLGSMYCRGAAAVILTYDVTNWQSLAELENRFLSLTDTANTDCIFAIVGNKADLTDALAQEPDTESERRDEPQPAVTCPTPPATPLQHKQVSREDAMALYGRVLRYKGLEEKACLPAERMCFETSAKTGYNVDALFETLFELVLPSILKKRSEGESATVDLEMPMVAKRTKAGCCA; encoded by the exons ATGTCTCAAGCCTCAAGGACCAAGAAACCCGACGTGAAAATCGTCATTCTGGGGGACATGAACGTGGGAAAGACTTCTCTGCTCCACAGATACACGGAGAGGAAATTTAAGGACACTATAAGCACGGTCGGAGGGGCGTTCTTCCTCAAACAGTGGGGACCCTACAACATTTCTATATGGGACACTGCAG GTCGAGAGCAGTTTCATGGCCTGGGCTCCATGTACTGCCGTGGCGCAGCTGCAGTCATCCTCACCTATGATGTTACCAACTGGCAGAGCCTAGCTGAGCTGGAAAACCGCTTCCTGTCCCTGACCGACACTGCCAACACTGACTGCATATTTGCCATTGTGGGTAACAAAGCGGACCTTACCGACGCTCTCGCTCAAGAGCCAGACACAGAGAGTGAGCGAAGAGACGAACCCCAGCCTGCGGTCACATGTCCAACTCCTCCCGCCACTCCGCTTCAGCACAAACAGGTCAGCAGAGAGGACGCCATGGCCCTGTACGGCCGCGTGCTGCGCTACAAAGGCCTGGAGGAGAAGGCCTGTCTGCCCGCAGAGAGGATGTGCTTTGAGACAAGCGCTAAAACGGGTTACAATGTGGACGCTTTGTTTGAAACCCTCTTTGAACTGGTTCTGCCCTCCATCCTGAAGAAAAGGAGCGAGGGAGAGAGCGCCACTGTGGACCTGGAGATGCCAATGGTGGCAAAAAGGACTAAAGCAGGATGTTGTGCCTAG